In a genomic window of Rhopalosiphum maidis isolate BTI-1 chromosome 4, ASM367621v3, whole genome shotgun sequence:
- the LOC113558575 gene encoding LOW QUALITY PROTEIN: skin secretory protein xP2-like (The sequence of the model RefSeq protein was modified relative to this genomic sequence to represent the inferred CDS: deleted 1 base in 1 codon), whose amino-acid sequence MKFTSALIVTLVAVALARADSADSKTHKSEKRGITAEHDFDSGLGHSSGLSYGSGLGLGSSIGLSSGLVSGYSALGGSAYGSSYAPAYGIASAPAYSGVAVASAPAYSSGVAVASAPAYSSGVAVASAPAYSGAAIVAAPAAYSAAPAPTVGPLIPISKDIHIINRHAQQVSAPYPVPVQRTVAIPVPHPVPYPVERPYPVKVAAPYPVPVERPVPYPVDRPVPHAVPAPYPVPVVQNVPVPVSRPVPVPVVKRVPVPVATPVVVQAPQPIAIAAPAPAYGGYGLGASAYDSSYGSAALSSYGSGLSSYGSYGPALSASSYGSYGPALSASSHGSYAPALSASSYGSYGSYGSALPSSSYGSYGSALPSSSYGSYGSALPSSSYGSYGSGLSSSSYGHDSHSKYESGGWTPIAKRNSN is encoded by the exons ATGAAATTC acatcaGCTTTAATCGTTACTTTGGTTGCCGTAGCCCTCGCCAGGGCCGACAGCGCAGACAGCAAGACACACAAATCAGAAAAACGCGGCATCACCGCTGAACATGATTTCGACTCCGGTTTGGGCCACAGTTCTGGTCTGAGTTACGGTTCCGGTCTTGGATTGGGCTCCAGTATTGGCTTATCGTCCGGATTGGTTTCCGGTTACTCCGCACTCGGTGGATCGGCCTATGGATCCTCTTACGCTCCGGCTTACGGTATCGCCTCCGCACCCGCATACAGTGGAGTCGCAGTTGCTTCTGCACCAGCATACAGCAGTGGAGTCGCAGTTGCTTCTGCACCAGCATACAGCAGTGGAGTCGCAGTCGCTTCTGCACCCGCATACAGCGGAGCCGCTATCGTCGCCGCCCCGGCTGCATACTCTGCCGCCCCAGCACCGACTGTCGGCCCATTGATCCCAATCTCCAAGGATATTCACATCATCAACCGTCATGCCCAACAAGTTTCCGCCCCGTACCCAGTGCCCGTACAGAGGACCGTTGCCATCCCAGTGCCACACCCCGTCCCTTACCCAGTAGAACGACCATACCCAGTCAAGGTTGCCGCCCCATACCCAGTACCA GTCGAGAGACCAGTTCCATACCCAGTTGACAGACCAGTGCCACATGCAGTGCCTGCTCCCTACCCAGTTCCAGTCGTCCAGAACGTACCAGTGCCAGTTTCCCGTCCAGTACCAGTCCCAGTCGTCAAGCGAGTTCCTGTGCCAGTTGCCACACCGGTCGTTGTCCAAGCACCTCAGCCAATCGCTATTGCTGCCCCAGCACCCGCATACGGAGGATACGGTCTAGGAGCTTCCGCCTACGACTCTAGCTACGGATCTGCTGCTCTGTCTTCGTACGGATCTGGTCTCTCCTCATACGGATCTTACGGACCAGCACTGTCCGCTTCTTCGTACGGTTCTTACGGACCAGCACTGTCCGCTTCCTCACACGGTTCATACGCACCAGCATTGTCTGCTTCATCCTACGGATCGTACGGATCTTACGGATCAGCTCTGCCATCTTCGTCATACGGATCGTACGGATCAGCTCTGCCATCTTCGTCATACGGATCTTACGGATCAGCTCTGCCATCTTCTTCATATGGATCTTACGGATCAGGTTTATCCTCCTCCTCGTACGGACACGACAGCCACTCAAAATACGAAAGCGGTGGATGGACTCCAATCGCAAAACGTAACTCCAATTAA